A genomic stretch from Candidatus Nitrososphaera gargensis Ga9.2 includes:
- a CDS encoding DUF2182 domain-containing protein produces the protein MGGMDRLQKILLIALVSTSAGAWVVSQAFQADMMNAMAAPQSALSVSLFVAVWTAGMAAMMFPAISPVVLLYNRLAKNSDSNATLLVEGGKGPYSVKMVLFIGCYLAVWALTGLVLLLGWSLLLNSAIAATGLSSIIYGSILVAAGAYQFSPLKAKCLGYCESPMSFFMRRWRNGTLGAVTMGTYHGLYCLGCCWSYFLLMVALGWMDILWMALFAGIIFGEKMWSRGIWIARAAGIGLAIAGGIAALGMIDISGYGAMTSDQGMQEPSSMQDRMEDSGMQDQMSDGGMDM, from the coding sequence ATGGGAGGCATGGACAGGCTGCAAAAGATCCTTCTCATCGCCTTGGTTTCAACGTCGGCCGGAGCTTGGGTTGTGTCTCAGGCGTTTCAAGCAGACATGATGAATGCCATGGCCGCGCCTCAAAGCGCCCTATCTGTCTCGCTTTTTGTGGCAGTCTGGACGGCGGGGATGGCGGCAATGATGTTCCCGGCCATATCGCCGGTCGTCCTGCTGTACAACAGGCTTGCCAAGAACAGCGATAGCAATGCAACCTTGCTAGTCGAAGGCGGCAAGGGACCCTACTCGGTCAAGATGGTGCTGTTCATTGGCTGTTACCTTGCAGTGTGGGCCCTAACAGGTCTTGTGCTGCTGCTTGGTTGGTCGCTGCTCTTGAACAGTGCGATTGCGGCCACAGGGCTGTCAAGCATCATTTACGGCTCGATACTGGTGGCTGCCGGCGCATACCAGTTCAGCCCGCTCAAGGCAAAGTGCCTTGGGTATTGCGAGTCACCAATGAGCTTTTTCATGAGGAGGTGGAGGAACGGGACCCTCGGCGCGGTGACTATGGGGACATACCACGGCTTGTACTGCCTTGGATGCTGCTGGTCGTACTTTTTGTTGATGGTGGCGCTTGGGTGGATGGACATACTGTGGATGGCGCTCTTTGCCGGGATAATCTTTGGAGAAAAGATGTGGTCGCGCGGGATATGGATTGCAAGGGCGGCAGGAATCGGACTTGCAATTGCAGGCGGGATAGCTGCGCTTGGCATGATAGACATTTCCGGCTACGGCGCCATGACCTCTGATCAGGGAATGCAAGAACCCAGTTCCATGCAAGATCGAATGGAGGACAGCGGCATGCAGGATCAGATGTCTGACGGCGGCATGGACATGTAA
- a CDS encoding aminotransferase class III-fold pyridoxal phosphate-dependent enzyme: protein MGSKIVTEPPGPAARRIIDVMKRNCYDSTFTYPLVIADGNGSFLHDVDGNSFLDFTSNIGSCPLGYSHPEIMQVLAEQAKNGAHKIAGQDFYCKEHAELSERMISILPQGFRTFFINSGAEAVENAIKIAYRKMSTTTPSSLPGVSCVNAFHGRTLGALSFTFSKPVQKKGYPELPVLRIKFCTSDSDAEIDAAERLLAENKVAFILSEVVQGEGGYNVASKKFIQNLRRCADKYGVPLILDEVQSGMGRTGKWWAFEHYGVKPDIMSAAKALQVGIAAYDSRLDPGEQGALSSTWGGGSRIDMAVGAKIIEVIRKDRLLDNAAAMGVKLKKGLQELAGKGGMIDVRGLGLMIGLEFDSKQNRDERLARAFKKGLLLLPAGQKAMRVIPPLTVTEEEVQEGLGLMRQVLSG, encoded by the coding sequence GTGGGAAGCAAGATTGTCACCGAGCCGCCTGGCCCGGCCGCTAGGCGCATAATAGACGTCATGAAGAGAAACTGCTACGACTCGACTTTTACGTACCCGCTCGTGATCGCAGACGGCAATGGTTCGTTCCTGCACGATGTCGATGGGAACTCGTTTCTTGATTTTACTTCAAACATTGGCTCATGCCCGCTCGGGTACTCGCACCCGGAGATAATGCAGGTCTTGGCTGAGCAGGCAAAGAACGGCGCGCACAAGATAGCAGGACAGGATTTTTACTGCAAAGAACATGCCGAGCTGTCAGAGCGCATGATATCAATACTCCCACAGGGGTTCAGGACATTTTTCATAAACAGTGGGGCAGAAGCAGTCGAAAACGCGATCAAGATAGCATACAGGAAAATGTCAACAACCACTCCTTCATCGCTGCCTGGAGTGTCATGCGTCAACGCCTTCCACGGCAGGACACTTGGCGCGCTTTCTTTTACGTTCAGCAAGCCGGTGCAGAAGAAAGGCTACCCCGAACTGCCAGTCCTGCGGATAAAATTCTGCACGAGCGATTCTGACGCAGAAATAGACGCTGCAGAAAGGCTGCTGGCAGAGAACAAGGTCGCGTTCATACTGAGCGAAGTGGTGCAGGGAGAAGGCGGCTACAACGTCGCAAGCAAAAAGTTCATCCAGAACCTCCGCAGGTGCGCCGACAAATATGGCGTGCCGCTCATTTTAGACGAAGTCCAGTCAGGAATGGGGCGGACTGGCAAGTGGTGGGCGTTTGAGCACTATGGCGTCAAGCCGGATATAATGAGCGCGGCCAAGGCGTTGCAAGTAGGTATAGCGGCATATGACAGCAGGCTTGACCCCGGCGAGCAGGGCGCGCTTTCAAGCACGTGGGGCGGTGGCAGCAGGATCGACATGGCAGTTGGAGCCAAGATAATCGAAGTCATCAGGAAAGACAGGCTGCTTGACAATGCGGCTGCTATGGGAGTCAAGCTCAAGAAGGGACTGCAAGAGCTTGCAGGAAAAGGTGGCATGATTGATGTAAGAGGTCTTGGGCTGATGATAGGTCTCGAGTTTGACAGCAAGCAGAACAGGGATGAGAGGCTGGCGAGGGCCTTCAAGAAGGGACTGCTGTTGCTGCCAGCCGGCCAGAAGGCGATGCGGGTGATACCGCCGCTCACAGTGACCGAGGAGGAAGTTCAGGAGGGGCTTGGGCTGATGAGACAAGTGCTGTCGGGCTAG
- a CDS encoding TetR/AcrR family transcriptional regulator, whose amino-acid sequence MPKVTSMYKAEVKEKIIRAAIDSFAQTGFDRTKMEDIAKRLGLSKGTIYLYFKSKEDLFLAICEHNMQQSDREDAGLFVRKDNIASDAEQIYDNIRRREQGNDRVMLEMVAESARNPKLKKAMYELHVKVHEHVMQAVKSKIDEGFLRKDVDAASLAIALVALYDGLAVNRMLGISDAVNKKAWVTMIKTMIAGSS is encoded by the coding sequence ATGCCCAAGGTTACAAGCATGTACAAGGCCGAAGTCAAGGAAAAGATAATCCGGGCCGCGATAGACAGTTTTGCCCAGACTGGATTTGACAGGACAAAGATGGAAGATATCGCAAAGAGGCTCGGCCTGAGCAAGGGCACGATATACCTCTATTTCAAAAGCAAAGAAGACCTCTTTTTGGCGATCTGCGAGCACAACATGCAGCAGAGCGATAGGGAGGATGCAGGGCTCTTTGTAAGGAAGGACAACATCGCTTCAGACGCTGAGCAGATCTATGACAATATACGCAGGCGCGAGCAGGGAAACGACAGGGTGATGCTGGAGATGGTGGCCGAATCAGCCCGCAACCCAAAGCTGAAAAAGGCGATGTACGAGCTACATGTCAAGGTACATGAACACGTCATGCAGGCAGTCAAGAGCAAGATCGACGAGGGGTTTCTCAGAAAAGATGTTGATGCCGCAAGCCTTGCCATAGCACTCGTTGCGCTCTATGATGGTCTTGCGGTGAACAGGATGCTTGGCATAAGCGATGCCGTGAACAAAAAGGCATGGGTGACCATGATAAAGACCATGATCGCCGGATCTAGCTGA
- a CDS encoding methyltransferase, translated as MNDQVSPEPIFQMATAYWVSKTLMAAVEFELFTKISNRSVTLEELQKVLGMTARPADVFATALVSLGLLNTSKDGRGGRLFSNSPLSATFLDRNKPSYMGDIISMFDKRLYNMWDKLPQCLLTNKPAGGSGEEMFGQARSNQATEQMQKFTHAMYGVSVGPAMALAKVFDFSKYDSLIDIGGGSGVYAIQAAQANPCLSATIADLAPVCQVADEYIRRFNLQGRVKTKVLDFFKEDIPTGYDVALLSHIIHDWSEEKDVSLLKKIYGSLNSGGAVIISEWLLDDEKTGPAFAALMGMNMIIETEGGRNYSFAEISKMLASAGFSKIEKRPLLGPASVVIGYKR; from the coding sequence ATGAACGATCAGGTTTCTCCAGAACCTATTTTCCAGATGGCAACAGCCTATTGGGTTTCAAAGACCCTGATGGCGGCGGTTGAATTCGAGCTCTTTACCAAAATTTCCAATAGATCCGTCACACTAGAAGAGTTGCAAAAGGTGCTTGGGATGACAGCCCGGCCGGCGGATGTGTTCGCCACCGCGCTTGTATCACTTGGGCTGCTAAACACATCAAAGGACGGCAGGGGCGGCAGGTTATTTTCTAACTCGCCACTTTCAGCCACCTTTCTTGACAGAAACAAGCCAAGCTACATGGGTGACATTATCTCAATGTTTGACAAACGCCTGTACAACATGTGGGACAAGCTGCCGCAATGTCTTCTCACTAACAAGCCGGCTGGCGGGAGCGGTGAGGAAATGTTTGGTCAGGCCAGATCGAACCAAGCCACTGAGCAGATGCAAAAGTTCACTCATGCAATGTATGGGGTAAGCGTGGGGCCGGCAATGGCGCTTGCCAAGGTGTTTGATTTTTCAAAATATGATAGCTTGATCGACATTGGCGGCGGATCAGGGGTATATGCAATACAGGCCGCGCAAGCAAACCCCTGCCTTTCAGCCACCATCGCAGACTTGGCTCCGGTGTGCCAAGTTGCCGACGAATACATCCGGCGCTTCAACCTGCAGGGCAGGGTCAAGACCAAGGTTCTTGATTTTTTCAAAGAAGATATCCCGACTGGATACGACGTGGCGCTCTTGTCCCACATTATACACGACTGGAGCGAGGAGAAAGATGTCAGCTTGTTGAAAAAGATCTATGGTAGCCTGAACAGTGGCGGCGCAGTCATAATAAGCGAATGGCTTCTTGATGATGAAAAGACAGGCCCCGCGTTTGCGGCGCTGATGGGCATGAACATGATAATAGAGACTGAAGGTGGCAGGAACTATTCGTTTGCAGAAATATCTAAAATGCTTGCTTCTGCAGGATTCAGCAAGATTGAAAAGCGACCATTGCTGGGCCCTGCAAGCGTCGTAATAGGGTATAAACGCTAG
- a CDS encoding peptidylprolyl isomerase encodes MTATPTGKIQTKFGDISIEFFPDAAPKTVENFIKLAKSGFYDGLLFHRIVPGFVIQGGDPNTKSAANRSRWGTGGPGWTVKAEFNKNKHSRGALSMARAQDPNSAGSQFFIVLKDANFLDGQYTVFGRVTAGMDVVDKIAALKCDAVDAPVDANQARMIKVTVS; translated from the coding sequence ATGACAGCAACACCAACCGGCAAGATACAGACAAAGTTTGGCGACATTTCGATAGAGTTCTTTCCAGACGCAGCCCCAAAGACAGTTGAGAATTTCATAAAGCTGGCCAAGAGTGGGTTTTACGACGGCCTGCTGTTTCACAGGATAGTCCCTGGGTTTGTGATACAGGGAGGCGACCCCAACACTAAAAGCGCGGCCAACCGGAGCAGATGGGGAACTGGCGGACCGGGCTGGACGGTAAAGGCAGAGTTCAACAAGAACAAGCATTCAAGAGGGGCGTTATCGATGGCAAGAGCACAGGATCCAAACAGCGCAGGTTCGCAGTTCTTTATCGTGCTCAAGGATGCCAACTTTTTGGATGGCCAGTACACTGTGTTTGGGCGCGTGACTGCAGGCATGGACGTGGTGGACAAGATAGCCGCCTTGAAATGTGACGCTGTCGACGCGCCGGTGGATGCTAACCAGGCAAGGATGATAAAAGTTACAGTCAGCTAG
- a CDS encoding winged helix-turn-helix domain-containing protein has protein sequence MKKRSSPDIIATILEAANGGIGKTRLLTKANLTSTQLKKYVNLLLEKQLLAQCQDRSSNHATYKTTGLGLQYLALYNSIRSVTYINA, from the coding sequence ATGAAGAAGCGCAGCAGCCCCGACATCATTGCGACGATCCTCGAAGCTGCAAACGGCGGCATAGGAAAGACGAGGCTGCTAACAAAGGCTAATCTCACCAGCACCCAGCTGAAAAAGTATGTAAATCTTTTACTAGAAAAACAGCTTCTTGCCCAGTGCCAGGACAGGAGCAGCAACCATGCGACGTACAAGACCACAGGGCTTGGACTGCAGTACCTTGCGCTGTACAATTCGATCAGATCAGTCACATACATCAACGCCTGA
- a CDS encoding AN1-type zinc finger domain-containing protein yields the protein MRCDLCGTDEAIPFKCRYCKGTFCSVHRLPPNHDCVFMKDYLEQPARDREFLEHIHERAGMPHERIRSALYDMIYLRFSKTEVLHLAIATALVTAVGMSIYGFPFRSGFVRWELITIFISAFIIHELGHKFLAQFYRAWAEFRVLLFGAVITAISALPILPFKFIAPGVVWVSGNLSQSRSGRVSWIGPLTNLAMGTGFLVSYLLLTATGSENSILLAGVRFNGFIAFFNLIPFMGLDGQKIFAWNKLVWVLTFAAAIGLYIGGDLLGGGGTIGFLRRFF from the coding sequence ATGCGCTGCGACCTTTGTGGCACTGATGAGGCAATCCCGTTCAAATGCCGCTACTGCAAGGGTACGTTCTGTTCTGTCCACCGGCTTCCTCCAAACCACGACTGCGTATTCATGAAGGACTACCTTGAGCAGCCGGCAAGGGACCGCGAATTTCTGGAGCACATACATGAAAGGGCTGGCATGCCACATGAACGAATCAGGTCTGCGCTATATGACATGATCTACCTGAGATTCTCAAAGACTGAGGTTCTCCACCTCGCGATAGCGACTGCACTTGTGACTGCTGTGGGCATGTCCATCTACGGCTTTCCATTCAGATCCGGTTTTGTCAGGTGGGAACTTATCACTATCTTTATCAGCGCATTTATCATACATGAGCTTGGCCACAAGTTTCTTGCCCAGTTCTACAGGGCATGGGCGGAGTTCAGGGTATTGCTCTTTGGAGCAGTGATCACGGCAATCTCGGCACTCCCAATTCTTCCATTCAAGTTCATAGCGCCCGGCGTGGTCTGGGTCAGCGGCAACTTAAGCCAGAGCCGCAGCGGCAGGGTTTCGTGGATAGGGCCTCTGACCAACTTAGCAATGGGGACAGGATTCCTTGTTTCTTACTTGTTGCTGACAGCCACCGGCTCTGAAAATTCCATCCTGTTGGCAGGCGTGCGCTTTAATGGGTTCATTGCCTTCTTTAACCTAATACCTTTCATGGGGTTGGATGGCCAAAAGATTTTTGCATGGAACAAGCTGGTCTGGGTGCTAACTTTTGCAGCAGCAATAGGGCTTTACATAGGGGGAGACCTCTTGGGAGGCGGAGGAACCATAGGATTCCTAAGGAGATTCTTCTAG
- a CDS encoding prolipoprotein diacylglyceryl transferase, with amino-acid sequence MAGSKNSSGGPKESDNGDKSLRGLIIALAVVGTIAGSVILLAYASSESPAPDEAASIVDEVALQPEEMPVIVEEIVDELAFTEKIEYINSTAEVKEEPSGVNNTTAEVEKEIPRAEQEQPAYDVNNTNDISGNLTGNDPDSEEESSDDLPSSDQSAEDNSQAPPTEPNEQENEDQDSSDETDKRELQDILPKRVLDLLDRVIDVDDDDKNKGKDRKGNN; translated from the coding sequence ATGGCTGGCAGCAAGAACAGCAGCGGCGGCCCGAAGGAAAGTGATAACGGGGACAAGAGCCTGCGCGGCCTGATTATTGCCCTTGCCGTTGTAGGGACCATTGCCGGCTCGGTGATATTGCTTGCTTATGCGTCCTCTGAGAGCCCGGCTCCTGACGAGGCAGCCAGCATAGTAGACGAAGTGGCACTACAGCCGGAGGAAATGCCAGTAATTGTAGAAGAGATCGTTGACGAACTGGCGTTCACTGAAAAGATTGAATATATCAATAGTACTGCGGAGGTAAAAGAAGAGCCATCTGGTGTCAATAATACGACAGCCGAGGTCGAAAAGGAAATCCCGCGTGCTGAACAAGAGCAACCCGCGTATGATGTCAACAATACCAATGACATCTCTGGTAACTTGACCGGAAACGACCCTGATTCTGAGGAGGAATCCAGTGACGATCTTCCTTCAAGTGATCAGAGCGCTGAAGATAATTCTCAAGCCCCGCCTACCGAGCCTAACGAACAGGAAAATGAAGATCAGGACAGCAGCGACGAAACAGACAAGCGGGAACTGCAGGATATACTTCCAAAACGCGTGCTTGATCTGCTAGATAGGGTCATAGATGTTGATGACGACGATAAAAACAAAGGAAAAGACCGCAAGGGCAACAACTAG
- a CDS encoding response regulator encodes MKILIAEDEQDILLQYKLALEDKDHHVVTTANGEECLNVYMKELQKQAMPFDAVVLDHRMPKMDGMEVAKRILAANPRQRIIFASAYVNETLVDSVKQLKQIVELLQKPFELDTLVDLLEDKGIYEQLAQLNVKIKEIKNLNPTHDQVRDLLEGLNRLHMSKIS; translated from the coding sequence GTGAAGATTCTCATAGCCGAGGATGAGCAGGATATACTACTTCAGTATAAACTGGCCCTAGAAGACAAGGATCACCACGTTGTAACGACTGCCAACGGCGAAGAGTGTCTCAATGTCTACATGAAAGAGCTGCAAAAGCAGGCTATGCCCTTTGACGCCGTGGTGCTTGACCACCGGATGCCTAAGATGGATGGGATGGAAGTCGCAAAGCGCATACTGGCCGCAAACCCGCGCCAGAGGATAATATTTGCATCAGCCTATGTCAACGAAACTCTTGTTGATTCTGTCAAGCAGCTGAAGCAGATCGTGGAACTGCTGCAAAAGCCATTCGAGCTGGACACGCTTGTGGATCTGCTGGAGGATAAGGGAATCTACGAGCAGCTTGCACAATTGAACGTAAAGATTAAAGAAATCAAGAACCTGAACCCAACGCACGATCAGGTCAGGGACCTGCTTGAAGGGCTCAACAGGCTGCACATGTCAAAGATATCCTAA
- the dinB gene encoding DNA polymerase IV, which yields MTKYFVGCSGWRYGSWVSCFYPNTLGPQDYLAYYSRVFDLVSVSVQATQSRALKRWAQETPDGFRFIVRVPRQTTDCNLLGQFLEGLAAIEEKILAVVLQVPATLKLLEGREWLDKLLGTCVYHGYSAVVEFGNASWFQDITYNILRRHGAAIMWSDRHFDPVVTSDFVCLHLSRGNSNDQALIDKVKEQAGQEQLEFTAITVDSPDRANKVLKMLGLPERKYAGPLPAPLLPSKEPWTGRVVMCVDLNAFYPSCEELREPALAGKPHAVIMTDQKRDRITKGVVSSCSYEARKFGVRSAMPLTRALALCPDLVLRLVDIPYYQQVSEKVMGVLEQFADALEQASIDEAFLDCTKSAAADPYEYAARIKAAVMEQCGLRVSIGVAPSKSIAKIASDFKKPDGLTVVHPQQMEKFLAPLEVGRISGIGPKKQQALKKVGVETIGQLAACDVQKLMERFGRNGLWMWRVANGSDDEAVQPREEHVSLSTEHTLDEFTRDRDRILVYLSELVDEIYDRLVRRGYMFRTVGVKLVRSDFTIETREMSFTDLQAKRESISSVIEQLLGRFSLDDSAPAVRKVGLKVTNLVSINEEAGQIKMQKTMLDYMSMPPSDI from the coding sequence TTGACAAAATATTTTGTCGGGTGTTCTGGCTGGAGGTATGGTAGCTGGGTTTCCTGCTTTTACCCCAACACACTCGGGCCGCAGGACTACCTTGCTTATTACTCTCGCGTCTTTGACCTTGTTTCAGTCAGTGTACAAGCCACACAGAGCCGCGCGCTAAAGAGGTGGGCGCAAGAAACACCCGACGGTTTCCGTTTTATAGTCAGGGTGCCAAGGCAGACAACGGACTGCAACCTGCTTGGGCAGTTCCTAGAGGGGCTTGCAGCGATAGAAGAAAAGATACTTGCGGTGGTGCTGCAGGTGCCTGCCACGCTGAAACTTTTGGAGGGCAGGGAATGGCTTGACAAGCTCCTTGGCACGTGCGTGTACCACGGGTATTCTGCAGTAGTAGAGTTTGGCAACGCCTCATGGTTTCAGGACATCACATACAACATATTGAGAAGGCATGGCGCTGCCATCATGTGGTCGGATAGGCACTTCGACCCTGTGGTCACCTCTGATTTTGTCTGCCTGCACTTGTCTAGAGGCAACAGCAACGACCAAGCGTTGATCGACAAAGTAAAAGAGCAGGCCGGGCAGGAGCAGCTCGAATTTACAGCCATCACAGTCGACAGTCCTGACAGGGCCAACAAAGTGCTCAAGATGCTGGGCCTGCCAGAAAGAAAATACGCCGGCCCGCTCCCTGCACCGTTGCTTCCAAGCAAGGAGCCCTGGACAGGCAGGGTCGTGATGTGTGTTGACCTGAACGCCTTCTACCCTTCATGCGAAGAGCTGCGCGAGCCGGCGCTTGCAGGCAAGCCCCATGCGGTGATAATGACAGACCAGAAGAGAGACAGGATAACAAAGGGAGTTGTTTCTTCTTGCTCGTATGAAGCGAGGAAATTCGGCGTAAGATCTGCAATGCCGCTTACAAGGGCGCTCGCACTCTGCCCTGACTTGGTGCTCCGGCTGGTTGACATCCCGTACTACCAGCAGGTCTCGGAGAAGGTGATGGGAGTCCTTGAGCAGTTTGCAGACGCCTTGGAGCAGGCCAGCATAGACGAAGCGTTCCTTGACTGCACCAAGAGCGCAGCTGCCGACCCTTACGAATATGCCGCAAGGATCAAGGCGGCTGTAATGGAGCAGTGCGGCCTGCGGGTCTCCATAGGGGTGGCGCCGTCAAAATCCATTGCAAAAATAGCGTCAGATTTCAAAAAGCCTGACGGGCTGACGGTAGTGCACCCGCAGCAGATGGAAAAATTTCTTGCGCCGCTTGAAGTTGGAAGGATATCGGGGATCGGGCCCAAGAAGCAGCAGGCGCTGAAAAAGGTCGGTGTTGAGACCATAGGCCAGCTGGCGGCCTGCGACGTGCAAAAGCTGATGGAGAGGTTCGGAAGGAACGGACTGTGGATGTGGAGGGTTGCAAACGGCTCAGATGACGAGGCGGTCCAGCCAAGGGAAGAGCACGTTTCGCTGAGCACCGAGCACACTTTGGACGAGTTCACGCGCGACAGGGACAGAATACTTGTTTACCTAAGCGAGCTAGTGGACGAGATCTATGACAGGCTTGTCAGGCGCGGCTACATGTTCCGAACAGTGGGGGTCAAGCTGGTAAGGAGCGACTTTACCATAGAGACACGTGAAATGTCGTTTACGGACCTGCAGGCAAAGCGAGAAAGCATATCCTCTGTAATCGAGCAGCTGCTCGGCAGGTTTTCTCTTGACGACTCTGCTCCTGCAGTCAGAAAGGTCGGGCTAAAAGTGACAAACCTAGTTTCGATAAATGAAGAGGCAGGCCAGATCAAGATGCAAAAGACAATGCTTGATTACATGTCCATGCCGCCGTCAGACATCTGA
- a CDS encoding acyl-CoA dehydrogenase family protein, producing MSYSNLSQMNFELSPDQNRFLQKVDSACRSIRPHEEKCYLEERLNDQVVPTFGRIGMLGCPVSRKYGGLGYDMLTYALAIERIGQEGASLRTFFSAHTSIGQLVIQGWGSEEQKKEYLPDTASGKSIMAFALTEPAAGSDPSSMTTKFESKGDHYVLKGKKHWIGNGTFAKVMTTYAKDPDSGKISAFIVERDSLGLRTEEMKNKMGLLTVKNAEIHFDNCIVPKKNLLGKKGQGLNIAYSALIDGRLSVAAGAVGVMEDCLQECVAHSKAREQHGLPLAKKQLIQDHIAMIATSIASSRWLVYRAAIARQKLHDYVEGIKSDDRSSKLGRGNKEYSQLRREADALAAIAKLHASNSAFETANRSVQVFGSFGYRKTARVARHFLDSRATLIYEGANEVLKLKIASQMLGDEYRAY from the coding sequence ATGTCTTACTCGAACCTGTCTCAGATGAACTTTGAACTTTCCCCCGATCAGAACAGGTTTTTGCAAAAGGTCGACAGCGCATGCAGATCAATACGGCCCCATGAGGAAAAATGCTACCTTGAGGAAAGGCTCAACGATCAAGTCGTGCCAACATTTGGCAGGATAGGAATGCTTGGCTGCCCAGTATCAAGAAAGTACGGAGGCCTTGGGTACGACATGCTCACCTATGCGCTTGCCATAGAGCGGATCGGGCAGGAAGGGGCTTCGCTGCGGACATTCTTTTCTGCGCACACCTCGATAGGCCAGCTGGTCATTCAGGGGTGGGGAAGCGAAGAGCAAAAGAAAGAGTACTTGCCCGACACGGCGAGCGGCAAAAGCATAATGGCGTTTGCGCTGACAGAGCCGGCAGCCGGGAGCGACCCTTCTTCAATGACCACAAAATTTGAAAGCAAGGGCGACCACTATGTGCTGAAGGGCAAGAAGCACTGGATCGGGAACGGCACTTTTGCAAAGGTCATGACCACATATGCAAAAGACCCTGACAGCGGCAAAATTTCTGCATTCATTGTCGAGCGCGACTCGCTGGGACTCAGGACAGAAGAAATGAAAAACAAGATGGGCCTGCTCACAGTCAAGAATGCAGAAATTCATTTTGACAACTGCATTGTCCCAAAAAAGAACCTGCTTGGCAAGAAGGGGCAGGGACTCAACATCGCCTATAGCGCGCTCATTGACGGCCGGCTCAGTGTGGCGGCCGGTGCGGTGGGCGTCATGGAGGACTGCCTGCAAGAGTGCGTAGCGCATTCAAAGGCAAGGGAGCAGCACGGCTTGCCGCTTGCAAAAAAGCAGCTGATACAGGACCACATCGCAATGATCGCAACCAGCATCGCAAGCTCGCGCTGGCTGGTCTACAGGGCGGCCATAGCAAGGCAAAAGCTGCACGATTATGTTGAAGGTATCAAGTCGGACGACAGGTCGTCAAAGCTTGGCAGGGGCAACAAAGAGTACTCACAGCTCAGAAGGGAGGCTGACGCATTGGCGGCGATTGCCAAGTTACATGCAAGCAACTCCGCCTTTGAGACCGCAAATAGGTCCGTCCAAGTGTTTGGCTCGTTTGGCTACCGCAAGACCGCAAGGGTGGCTAGGCACTTTTTGGACTCGCGGGCGACTCTGATCTACGAAGGGGCAAACGAAGTGCTCAAGCTAAAGATAGCGTCACAGATGCTTGGCGATGAGTATCGGGCGTATTGA
- a CDS encoding DUF1326 domain-containing protein, with protein sequence MSTVQIPKWNIKADYVETCNCDYGCPCNFNGFPTYGFCRALVLYHIKNGSYGNTKLDGIDVIYAASWPKAIHEGNGTMQLFIGKKATEDQRKAIVNIFSGKAKGEGSFAIFANTFKYMLEPQFVDISAKIDGKKSSFSVPGIIDVRIESFKNPVTGEEQDTRIQLPNGFIWKVAEAAKSKMMRILTPNLNFDESGKNAFFSVVEYKGP encoded by the coding sequence ATGTCAACTGTCCAGATTCCAAAATGGAACATCAAGGCAGATTATGTCGAAACATGCAACTGCGATTACGGATGCCCTTGCAACTTTAACGGCTTTCCAACATACGGGTTTTGCAGAGCACTTGTGCTCTACCATATCAAAAATGGCAGCTATGGCAATACCAAGCTTGACGGCATTGACGTGATCTATGCCGCGTCTTGGCCAAAAGCCATCCATGAAGGAAACGGCACTATGCAATTATTCATTGGCAAAAAGGCCACTGAGGATCAGAGAAAGGCAATAGTAAACATCTTTTCAGGCAAGGCCAAGGGCGAAGGTTCATTTGCAATATTTGCAAATACGTTCAAGTACATGTTAGAGCCGCAATTCGTGGACATCTCCGCCAAGATAGATGGTAAGAAAAGCAGCTTTTCAGTACCCGGAATAATCGATGTCCGGATTGAAAGTTTCAAAAATCCGGTGACAGGAGAAGAACAGGACACAAGGATCCAGCTGCCAAACGGCTTCATCTGGAAGGTTGCAGAGGCTGCCAAAAGTAAAATGATGCGCATCCTCACCCCGAACCTAAACTTTGACGAATCGGGCAAAAACGCATTTTTCTCGGTGGTAGAATACAAGGGTCCCTAG